In Streptomyces chartreusis, the following proteins share a genomic window:
- a CDS encoding jacalin-like lectin produces the protein MRRLIGTLAAAALALTGLTATAATPATATTAAASGSFNVLTYNIAGLPLGLGDSDPETNTPLIGQRLGPYDIVNVQEDFNYHASLYANDTHPYRTATSGGAAFGDGLNTLSDHPFEDFERVRWNDCTGTNCLTPKGFTLARVRLAEGVFVDLYNVHTNADSDDAALAARRANVEQLSDFIQANSAGNAVIVMGDTNTRYTRTGDNIRTLVAENGLTDAWVQLVKGGTPPAAGGDALLCDATAPANDCEVVDKVLYRGGELLSLNATRYNDDWANFLREDGKHLSDHFPHTVDFSYTLDPSLRASDFIGGPHGTAFNDADDLPATPAPRTLTLRGGSRLDAVALTHDGGSALTHGGTGGTATSLTLAAGEHLTTVRLTQGQKDGRTRIFSAAFTTDKGRTLSSGTATSDAKTFTAPSGWQIVGFTGRSGDEIDKLGVLYAPIG, from the coding sequence ATGAGAAGACTGATCGGTACGCTCGCGGCGGCCGCACTGGCCCTCACCGGCCTCACCGCCACCGCCGCCACCCCCGCGACAGCCACGACGGCCGCCGCTTCCGGGTCCTTCAACGTGCTGACGTACAACATCGCGGGCCTCCCTCTCGGCCTCGGCGACAGCGACCCCGAGACGAACACCCCGCTCATCGGACAGCGGCTGGGCCCGTACGACATCGTCAACGTGCAGGAGGACTTCAACTACCACGCCTCGCTGTACGCCAACGACACCCACCCCTACCGCACGGCGACCAGCGGCGGCGCGGCCTTCGGCGACGGCCTCAACACCCTCTCCGACCACCCCTTCGAGGACTTCGAGCGGGTGCGGTGGAACGACTGCACCGGCACCAACTGCCTTACGCCCAAGGGCTTCACGCTGGCCCGCGTGCGCCTCGCCGAGGGCGTGTTCGTGGACCTGTACAACGTCCACACCAACGCCGACTCCGACGACGCCGCCCTCGCCGCCCGCCGCGCCAACGTCGAGCAGCTGTCGGACTTCATCCAGGCCAACTCGGCCGGCAACGCGGTGATCGTCATGGGCGACACCAACACCCGCTACACCCGCACCGGTGACAACATCCGCACGCTCGTCGCCGAGAACGGCCTGACCGACGCGTGGGTGCAGCTCGTGAAGGGCGGCACGCCCCCGGCGGCGGGCGGTGACGCGCTGCTGTGCGACGCGACGGCCCCGGCCAACGACTGCGAGGTCGTGGACAAGGTCCTCTACCGTGGCGGCGAACTGCTGTCCCTGAACGCGACCCGCTACAACGACGACTGGGCGAACTTCCTGCGCGAGGACGGCAAGCACCTCTCCGACCACTTCCCGCACACGGTCGACTTCTCCTACACCCTCGACCCGTCCCTGAGGGCGAGCGACTTCATCGGTGGCCCGCACGGCACGGCCTTCAACGACGCCGACGACCTCCCGGCCACACCCGCGCCCCGCACCCTGACCCTGCGCGGCGGCTCCCGCCTGGACGCGGTCGCCCTGACCCACGACGGCGGCAGCGCCCTCACCCACGGCGGCACGGGCGGCACCGCGACGTCCCTGACCCTCGCCGCCGGCGAGCACCTCACGACGGTGAGGCTGACGCAGGGCCAGAAGGACGGCCGTACCCGGATCTTCTCGGCGGCCTTCACGACCGACAAGGGCCGCACGCTGTCGTCCGGTACGGCGACCTCGGACGCGAAGACCTTCACGGCGCCGTCGGGTTGGCAGATCGTCGGGTTCACCGGGCGCTCCGGCGACGAGATCGACAAGCTGGGGGTGCTGTACGCGCCGATCGGCTG
- a CDS encoding PHP domain-containing protein codes for MGHGHTHGHGHHHHHGHDHDHSHDAAAALPAAFDPAVPDEALTPEQQSRRTLLRRAGLLGAGLAAASVVAPAAAAAAPASAASSAPASGGRRSNGFLWLSGDHHIHTQYSSDGKYRVVDQVRQGAKHGMDWLVITDHGSTTHAKIGVDKVNPDIRAARAAYEDTLVFQGLEWNIPGAEHGTVFVHPGSNEVSVLKQFETDYDGSVKNASDSTPANEALAVAGLNFLAEQVQRRKVKDALMLANHPARRGVDSPHEIRNWRDAGRGRQIAIGFEGAPGHQAAGLPAPMGPGRARGIYDNNPSANSFAGYPLESYRTWGGFDWMTATVGGLWDSLLAEGKPWWITANSDSHQVYADTAARGTGGNFETDGRYADPVYGGQIDIAQGDYWPGQYSRTHVGSDGFSYAAVMEGIRAGRIWVDHGQLLSGLDVRVTGGHRWATLGGALHVRKGTDVTLTVDVAMAGGPNWAGFVPKLARVDVIQGDVTGPVADKDTFSAPTAKVVKSYEVNKSSGAVRLTYDLGRVDRPVYVRLRGTDGNRGAVGAMGAAVDPAGPAIDVVGDADPWRDLWFYSNPVWVLPS; via the coding sequence ATGGGACACGGGCACACGCACGGCCACGGCCATCATCACCACCACGGACACGACCACGACCACTCGCACGACGCGGCGGCCGCGCTGCCCGCCGCATTCGACCCCGCCGTGCCCGACGAGGCCCTCACCCCCGAGCAGCAGTCGCGCCGCACCCTGCTGCGCCGGGCGGGACTGCTGGGCGCGGGTCTGGCCGCCGCGAGCGTCGTCGCCCCGGCCGCGGCCGCCGCCGCTCCCGCGTCCGCCGCCTCCTCGGCCCCGGCCTCCGGCGGCCGCCGGTCGAACGGCTTCCTGTGGCTGTCCGGTGACCACCACATCCACACCCAGTACAGCAGCGACGGCAAGTACCGCGTCGTCGACCAGGTCCGCCAGGGCGCCAAGCACGGCATGGACTGGCTGGTCATCACCGACCACGGCAGCACGACCCACGCCAAGATCGGTGTCGACAAGGTCAACCCGGACATCAGGGCGGCCCGCGCCGCCTACGAGGACACCCTCGTCTTCCAGGGCCTGGAGTGGAACATCCCGGGCGCCGAGCACGGCACCGTCTTCGTGCACCCCGGCAGCAACGAGGTCTCCGTCCTCAAGCAGTTCGAGACGGACTACGACGGCAGCGTCAAGAACGCCTCCGACTCGACGCCCGCCAACGAGGCCCTTGCCGTCGCCGGCCTGAACTTCCTCGCCGAGCAGGTCCAGCGCCGCAAGGTCAAGGACGCGCTGATGCTCGCCAACCACCCGGCGCGGCGCGGTGTCGACTCCCCGCACGAGATACGCAACTGGCGTGACGCGGGCCGCGGCCGCCAGATCGCCATCGGCTTCGAGGGCGCCCCCGGCCACCAGGCCGCCGGCCTGCCCGCACCGATGGGCCCGGGCCGCGCCCGCGGCATCTACGACAACAACCCCAGCGCCAACTCCTTCGCCGGCTACCCGCTGGAGAGCTACCGCACCTGGGGCGGCTTCGACTGGATGACGGCGACCGTCGGCGGCCTGTGGGACAGCCTCCTCGCCGAGGGCAAGCCGTGGTGGATCACCGCCAACTCCGACTCCCACCAGGTCTACGCCGACACCGCCGCGCGCGGCACCGGCGGCAACTTCGAGACCGACGGCCGCTACGCCGACCCCGTCTACGGCGGCCAGATCGACATCGCCCAGGGCGACTACTGGCCCGGCCAGTACAGCCGTACGCACGTCGGCTCCGACGGCTTCTCCTACGCCGCCGTCATGGAGGGCATCCGCGCGGGTCGCATCTGGGTCGACCACGGCCAGCTCCTCAGCGGCCTCGACGTCCGCGTGACCGGCGGCCACCGCTGGGCCACCCTGGGCGGCGCCCTGCACGTCCGCAAGGGCACCGACGTCACGCTGACCGTGGACGTGGCGATGGCCGGCGGCCCCAACTGGGCGGGCTTCGTGCCCAAGCTGGCCCGCGTCGACGTCATCCAGGGCGATGTCACCGGCCCGGTCGCGGACAAGGACACGTTCAGCGCGCCGACGGCGAAGGTGGTCAAGTCCTACGAGGTGAACAAGTCCTCCGGAGCGGTCCGTCTCACCTACGACCTCGGCAGGGTCGACCGCCCCGTCTACGTCCGCCTGCGCGGCACCGACGGCAACCGTGGCGCCGTCGGCGCGATGGGCGCGGCCGTGGACCCGGCGGGCCCCGCCATCGACGTCGTCGGTGACGCCGACCCGTGGCGCGACCTGTGGTTCTACTCCAACCCGGTGTGGGTCCTGCCCTCGTGA